The following proteins are co-located in the bacterium genome:
- a CDS encoding T9SS type A sorting domain-containing protein, translating to MNSRRLFIPIFIVVLFGCAAFAQTFTTTHPMLFSTGPLGPSSTGFAMINVPEVDVVTSIKIRANITFPIVDDLELRLVSPSNTQRIIASAVGLGANFTNTVFWDGAAQPINGGVAPFTGFFQPMLSLNVFNGEPVNGMWMLQVQNFGGQSGSIDNFELELNAELLPVELNSFSAEASNNQVHINWRTESETNNARFNLYRSTNSDQRGDIVAEIAGHGTSANQHTYSFIDNRVVNGMTYYYRLSDVDVNGIEYIHASVVSATPMQRNYTSVPGKYSLNQNYPNPFNPSTAIAFKLAIGGHVTLTVFDILGNEVSRIVDESLPAGEHSISFNAVELPSGIYFYRLSTQGFSTTKRMVLMK from the coding sequence ATGAATTCACGGCGATTGTTCATTCCGATCTTTATCGTTGTCCTGTTTGGTTGTGCAGCATTTGCACAAACATTTACCACGACCCATCCGATGCTATTTTCTACTGGTCCACTTGGTCCAAGTAGTACTGGTTTTGCTATGATAAACGTACCGGAAGTGGATGTAGTAACCAGCATCAAGATTAGGGCTAACATCACATTTCCAATCGTTGACGATTTGGAATTGAGATTAGTTAGTCCGAGCAACACGCAGCGAATCATCGCAAGTGCAGTTGGTTTGGGTGCGAATTTCACGAATACGGTGTTTTGGGACGGTGCTGCCCAGCCGATCAATGGAGGTGTAGCTCCATTCACCGGTTTCTTTCAACCGATGTTATCGTTAAATGTTTTTAACGGCGAACCGGTTAACGGCATGTGGATGTTGCAGGTGCAGAATTTTGGTGGTCAGTCCGGTTCAATCGATAACTTCGAGTTAGAATTGAACGCGGAACTACTTCCAGTCGAATTGAATTCGTTTAGTGCAGAAGCATCAAACAATCAAGTTCACATAAACTGGCGAACAGAATCGGAAACCAACAACGCTCGATTCAATCTTTACCGCTCGACTAACAGCGATCAGAGAGGTGACATTGTCGCCGAGATCGCCGGTCATGGTACATCGGCAAATCAGCATACTTACTCTTTTATCGATAATCGTGTTGTGAACGGTATGACGTATTATTACCGGTTATCCGATGTAGATGTGAATGGTATTGAGTATATTCACGCAAGTGTAGTTTCTGCGACACCAATGCAACGGAACTATACATCTGTTCCGGGTAAGTATAGCTTGAATCAGAATTATCCGAATCCGTTCAATCCATCGACTGCTATCGCATTCAAATTGGCGATAGGTGGGCATGTAACACTCACAGTGTTCGATATTCTTGGCAATGAAGTTAGCCGGATCGTTGATGAGAGTTTACCGGCAGGTGAACACTCAATCAGCTTCAACGCTGTTGAGTTACCTTCGGGAATTTACTTTTACCGGCTATCCACCCAGGGATTTTCTACCACCAAGCGAATGGTGTTGATGAAGTAG